A single window of Microbispora hainanensis DNA harbors:
- a CDS encoding Clp protease N-terminal domain-containing protein: MLERFTNDARQIVVHAEEQARELRHGQVGTEHLLLGLLSRPETLSARLLTARGITYERARAEIVRILGDATGGDIDAEALESIGIDLSAVREKIEEVFGVGALDREPRRDRRGALLSGRRAPFSPRAKKTLELALREAIALKSKDIRDGHVLLGIIREGEGLGVRILAGAGIDLSELRTEVRSAL, from the coding sequence ATGCTGGAAAGGTTCACCAACGACGCCCGGCAGATCGTCGTACACGCCGAGGAGCAGGCCAGGGAGCTCCGGCACGGACAGGTGGGCACAGAACACCTGCTGCTCGGCCTGCTGAGCCGCCCCGAGACGCTGTCGGCCCGGCTCCTCACGGCCCGCGGGATCACCTACGAACGGGCGAGAGCGGAGATCGTGCGGATCCTCGGCGACGCCACGGGCGGGGACATCGACGCCGAGGCCCTGGAGTCGATCGGAATCGACCTGTCGGCCGTCCGGGAGAAGATCGAGGAGGTGTTCGGCGTCGGGGCCCTCGACCGGGAGCCGCGCCGCGACCGCCGGGGGGCTCTCCTCAGCGGGCGCCGGGCCCCGTTCAGCCCACGGGCCAAGAAGACGCTCGAACTCGCGCTGCGCGAGGCCATCGCGCTCAAGAGCAAGGACATCCGCGACGGCCACGTCCTCCTCGGCATCATCCGGGAGGGCGAGGGCCTGGGCGTACGGATCCTGGCCGGCGCCGGGATCGACCTGTCCGAGCTGCGGACGGAGGTCAGGAGCGCGCTCTGA
- a CDS encoding DPP IV N-terminal domain-containing protein, with amino-acid sequence MTESFPRLHARTRRFTLGVPRNFTISPDGGRVIFLRTRSGTDPVTCLWELDVASGAERLVVDPLALGAADEDLPPEERARRERSRESAGGVVAYATDREVRRAVFALSGDLYLADLASGEARRLPAAGPVIDPRIDPTGARVAYVTGGALHVLDVGTGADTSLAEPENDLITYGLAEFIAAEEMDRMRGYWWSPSGDRLLVARVDESPVALWHIADPANPDRQPVQQRYPAAGTANAEVTLHVIGLDGARTAVPFEQEYLVTAAWDGHGLAIVTLSRDQRTMRLLSADPDTGETTLLREDTDPAWVDIVPGVPARLSDGTLVWVADSDGGHRLVVGDKPVTPPSLQVRAVLDVDGDTVLFSASGEPTEIHLWTYTAGTLSPVTTEPGVHSGRRAGGVTLVARQSLDTEGMTVTVGASAVRSLAERPGLEPRVSLVRAGERELSTAVLLPSWHVPGSGPLPVLMDPYGGPHAQRVLSARRMFLESQWWAEQGFAVIVADGRGTPGRGPAFEREMLHDFTMSLQDQVDALQGVAALHPGDLDLSRVAIRGWSFGGYLSALAVLRRPDVFHAAVAGAPVTDWRLYDTCYTERYLGHPDEGHYERSSLLGDAEKLERPLLLIHGLADDNVVAAHTLRLSSALLAAGRPHTVLPLSGVTHMTPQEVVAENLLLLQLDFLKKSLNITG; translated from the coding sequence ATGACGGAGAGCTTCCCACGCCTGCATGCCAGGACCAGGCGTTTCACCCTCGGGGTGCCGCGCAACTTCACGATCTCTCCCGACGGAGGTCGGGTGATCTTCCTCAGGACGAGGTCGGGCACCGATCCGGTGACCTGCCTGTGGGAGCTGGACGTCGCGTCCGGAGCCGAGCGGCTCGTCGTCGATCCCCTCGCCCTCGGCGCGGCCGACGAGGACCTCCCGCCGGAGGAGCGCGCCCGCCGCGAGCGGTCGCGGGAGTCGGCGGGCGGCGTGGTGGCGTACGCCACGGACCGGGAGGTCCGGCGGGCCGTCTTCGCGCTGTCTGGCGACCTCTACCTCGCCGACCTCGCCTCGGGCGAGGCGCGGCGGCTCCCGGCGGCCGGGCCGGTCATCGACCCCCGCATCGACCCCACCGGCGCGCGGGTGGCCTACGTCACGGGCGGCGCCCTGCACGTGCTGGACGTCGGCACCGGCGCCGACACCTCGCTCGCCGAGCCGGAGAACGACCTGATCACCTACGGCCTGGCGGAGTTCATCGCGGCCGAGGAGATGGACCGGATGCGCGGCTACTGGTGGTCGCCCTCCGGCGACCGCCTGCTCGTGGCCCGCGTGGACGAGTCGCCGGTGGCCCTGTGGCACATCGCCGACCCGGCCAACCCCGACCGGCAGCCCGTCCAGCAGCGCTACCCCGCCGCCGGCACGGCCAACGCCGAGGTCACGCTGCACGTCATCGGCCTGGACGGCGCGCGTACGGCGGTGCCGTTCGAGCAGGAGTATCTGGTGACGGCGGCCTGGGACGGGCACGGCCTCGCGATCGTCACGCTCTCGCGGGACCAGCGGACCATGCGCCTGCTGTCGGCCGACCCGGACACGGGCGAGACGACGCTCCTGCGCGAGGACACCGATCCGGCCTGGGTGGACATCGTCCCCGGCGTCCCGGCCCGCCTGTCGGACGGCACGCTCGTCTGGGTGGCCGACTCGGACGGCGGCCACCGCCTGGTGGTCGGCGACAAGCCGGTCACGCCGCCGTCCCTGCAGGTCCGCGCGGTGCTGGACGTGGACGGCGACACCGTGCTCTTCTCCGCGAGCGGCGAGCCCACCGAGATCCACCTGTGGACCTACACGGCGGGCACGCTCAGCCCGGTGACCACCGAGCCGGGCGTCCACTCCGGCCGCCGGGCGGGCGGCGTGACGCTCGTCGCGCGGCAGAGCCTCGACACCGAGGGCATGACGGTGACCGTGGGCGCGAGTGCTGTCAGATCTTTGGCCGAGCGCCCCGGCCTGGAGCCGCGTGTGTCGCTCGTACGGGCGGGCGAGCGCGAGCTGTCCACGGCGGTCCTGCTGCCCTCGTGGCACGTGCCCGGCTCGGGCCCGCTGCCCGTCCTCATGGACCCGTACGGCGGCCCGCACGCCCAGCGGGTGCTGTCGGCCCGGCGGATGTTCCTGGAGTCCCAGTGGTGGGCCGAGCAGGGCTTCGCGGTGATCGTGGCCGACGGGCGGGGCACGCCGGGACGCGGCCCTGCCTTCGAGCGGGAGATGCTGCACGACTTCACGATGTCGCTGCAGGACCAGGTGGACGCCCTCCAGGGCGTGGCGGCCCTGCACCCGGGCGACCTCGACCTGTCGCGGGTGGCGATCCGGGGCTGGTCGTTCGGCGGCTATCTCTCCGCCCTGGCCGTGCTGCGCCGCCCCGACGTGTTCCACGCCGCCGTCGCGGGGGCGCCGGTCACCGACTGGCGGCTGTACGACACCTGCTACACCGAGCGCTACCTGGGCCACCCTGACGAGGGGCACTACGAGAGGTCGTCCCTCCTCGGCGATGCCGAGAAGCTGGAGCGCCCGCTGCTGCTGATCCACGGCCTGGCCGACGACAACGTGGTCGCCGCGCACACGCTGCGGCTGTCGTCGGCTCTGCTCGCGGCAGGCCGCCCGCACACCGTGCTCCCGCTGTCGGGCGTCACCCACATGACGCCGCAGGAGGTCGTCGCGGAGAACCTGCTGCTCCTGCAGCTCGACTTCCTGAAGAAGTCGCTGAACATCACCGGCTGA
- a CDS encoding STAS domain-containing protein — translation MSVTGPRSTLKVASTVHGAAVVVRVEGDLDAGTVHLLHDELDGLWKSPGTSVIVLDVAELGFCDSRGLSELISALQRGQALNVRFMLSGVQGVLRRVLTITGLRNVFEQHPTVAEALVQATDGGSDSDSGGLFETAGGR, via the coding sequence ATGTCCGTGACCGGTCCACGTTCCACCTTGAAGGTCGCGTCCACAGTCCACGGCGCGGCCGTCGTCGTGCGGGTGGAAGGCGACCTCGACGCCGGCACGGTTCACCTGCTCCATGACGAGCTGGACGGGCTCTGGAAGTCGCCTGGGACGTCCGTCATCGTGCTCGACGTCGCCGAGCTGGGGTTCTGCGACTCGCGCGGGCTCAGCGAGCTGATCTCCGCGTTGCAGCGCGGCCAGGCCCTGAACGTCCGGTTCATGCTGAGCGGCGTGCAGGGCGTGCTGCGCCGGGTGCTGACGATCACCGGCCTGCGCAACGTGTTCGAGCAGCACCCGACGGTCGCGGAGGCGCTCGTCCAAGCCACGGACGGAGGTTCGGACTCCGATTCCGGCGGGTTGTTCGAGACCGCCGGCGGCCGTTGA
- a CDS encoding fumarate reductase/succinate dehydrogenase flavoprotein subunit, producing MYRVGEPIQDTKAPDGPIEDRWDKRRFQAKLVNPVNKRKLTVIVVGTGLAGGSAAATLGELGYKVKSFCYQDSPRRAHSIAAQGGINAAKNYRGDGDSVYRLFYDTVKGGDYRARESNVYRLAQVSVNIIDQAVAQGVPFAREYGGLLDTRSFGGTQVSRTFYARGQTGQQLLLGAYQALERQVAAGNVEVFTRHEMLELIVSGGRARGIVVRDMVTGEIETHLADAVVLASGGYGNVFYLSTNAKGCNTTAIWRAHKKGAYFGNPCYTQIHPTCIPQSGDHQSKLTLMSESLRNDGRVWVPKRKGDNRAPGDIPEDERDYYLERIYPAFGNLVPRDIASRAAKNVCDEGRGVGPGGLGVYLDFADAIKRMGREAVEKKYGNLFEMYERITGENPYEVPMRIYPAVHYTMGGLWVDYDLQSTIPGLFVIGEANFSDHGANRLGASALMQGLADGYFVLPTTIGDYLAGAGSFGPVEEDDITEARKAVQDKIDKLLSVNGNRTADSFHRELGRIMWDYCGMERTEESLRKALERIPELREEFWNNVKVPGDAEGLNQALERAGRVADFFELAELMCIDALHRTESCGGHFRAESQDADGEALRDDENFAYVAAWEWTPEGPVLHKEELNYEYVKMTQRSYK from the coding sequence ATGTATCGGGTGGGGGAGCCCATCCAGGACACCAAGGCGCCGGATGGTCCCATCGAGGACCGCTGGGACAAGCGCCGCTTCCAGGCCAAGCTGGTCAACCCGGTCAACAAGCGCAAGCTGACCGTCATCGTCGTCGGCACCGGCCTGGCCGGCGGCTCCGCCGCGGCCACGCTCGGCGAGCTGGGCTACAAGGTCAAGTCGTTCTGCTACCAGGACTCGCCCCGGCGTGCCCACTCCATCGCCGCGCAGGGCGGCATCAACGCCGCCAAGAACTACCGCGGCGACGGCGACAGCGTCTACCGGCTGTTCTACGACACCGTGAAGGGCGGCGACTACCGCGCCCGCGAGTCCAACGTCTACCGCCTCGCCCAGGTCAGCGTGAACATCATCGACCAGGCCGTGGCGCAGGGCGTGCCGTTCGCCCGCGAGTACGGCGGCCTGCTCGACACCCGGTCGTTCGGCGGCACCCAGGTGTCGCGCACCTTCTACGCCCGCGGCCAGACGGGCCAGCAGCTCCTGCTCGGCGCCTACCAGGCGCTGGAGCGGCAGGTCGCGGCGGGGAACGTCGAGGTCTTCACCCGCCACGAGATGCTGGAGCTCATCGTCAGCGGCGGCCGGGCCCGGGGCATCGTGGTCCGCGACATGGTCACCGGTGAGATCGAGACCCACCTCGCCGACGCGGTCGTGCTCGCCAGCGGCGGCTACGGCAACGTGTTCTACCTGTCCACCAACGCCAAGGGCTGCAACACCACGGCGATCTGGCGGGCGCACAAGAAGGGCGCGTACTTCGGCAACCCCTGCTACACGCAGATTCATCCGACCTGCATCCCGCAGAGCGGCGACCACCAGTCGAAGCTGACGCTGATGTCGGAGTCGCTGCGCAACGACGGCCGCGTCTGGGTGCCCAAGCGCAAGGGCGACAACCGCGCGCCGGGCGACATCCCCGAGGACGAGCGCGACTACTACCTGGAGCGCATCTACCCGGCGTTCGGCAACCTCGTGCCGCGTGACATCGCCAGCCGCGCCGCCAAGAACGTCTGCGACGAGGGCCGCGGCGTCGGCCCCGGCGGGCTCGGCGTCTACCTCGACTTCGCCGACGCCATCAAGCGGATGGGCCGCGAGGCCGTCGAGAAGAAGTACGGCAACCTCTTCGAGATGTACGAGCGCATCACGGGCGAGAACCCGTACGAGGTGCCGATGCGCATCTACCCGGCCGTCCACTACACGATGGGCGGGCTGTGGGTGGACTACGACCTGCAGTCCACCATCCCCGGGCTGTTCGTGATCGGCGAGGCCAACTTCTCCGACCACGGCGCGAACCGCCTGGGCGCCTCGGCCCTCATGCAGGGCCTGGCGGACGGCTACTTCGTGCTGCCGACGACGATCGGCGACTACCTCGCCGGGGCCGGCTCGTTCGGTCCGGTCGAGGAGGACGACATCACGGAGGCCAGGAAGGCCGTCCAGGACAAGATCGACAAGCTGCTGTCCGTCAACGGCAACCGCACCGCCGACTCCTTCCACCGCGAGCTCGGCCGCATCATGTGGGACTACTGCGGCATGGAGCGCACCGAGGAGTCGCTGCGCAAGGCGCTGGAGCGCATTCCCGAGCTGCGCGAGGAGTTCTGGAACAACGTCAAGGTGCCGGGCGACGCCGAGGGGCTCAACCAGGCGCTCGAACGCGCCGGCCGGGTGGCCGACTTCTTCGAGCTCGCCGAGCTGATGTGCATCGACGCGCTGCACCGCACGGAGTCGTGCGGCGGTCACTTCCGGGCCGAGTCGCAGGACGCGGACGGCGAGGCGCTGCGCGACGACGAGAACTTCGCCTACGTCGCGGCGTGGGAGTGGACGCCCGAGGGTCCGGTCCTGCACAAGGAAGAGCTGAACTACGAGTACGTCAAGATGACCCAGCGGAGCTACAAGTGA
- a CDS encoding ABC transporter ATP-binding protein — MAREILPVADRAQVRAYARRLTLKYPRELGLALALHALAAIAGLVAPRMLGDLVDGLAKGRADLHVDTVALAIAAFVAAQAVLTRFAVYASSRLGEKVLAELREDFVGRVLALPLSTVERAGSGDLITRTSRDVDALSRSVRQAVPETLIAVVTGAFVVGAVILVGPVMAVPSLVAVPLLWGATRWYLNRARDGYLRENAAYADMTEGLAETVEGARTIEALGLEARRRARTDRDIARSFAAERYTLGLRMVWFPAVEFGYVIPVVATLLVGGLLSIEGWVTVAQVTTATLYVQQLIDPLDRLLSWVDELQVGGASMARLLGVANVPDDRVAGDARPVGEELKVSGVRYAYREGHDVLHGIDLDVRPGERLAMVGPSGAGKSTLGRLIAGVHAPGSGSVTVGGVPLVELPLDELRGHVALVTQEHHVFRGTLRDNLLIARPGASDAEMRRALEAVDAWDWVAALPEGLDSAVGSGGTAISPAQAQQLALARLVLADPHTLVLDEATSLIDPRAARHLERSLAAVLDGRTVIAIAHRLYTAHDADRVAVVEDGRVSELGSHDELVAAGGAYAALWDSWHGTAR, encoded by the coding sequence ATGGCCCGCGAGATCCTGCCGGTCGCCGACCGGGCGCAGGTGCGCGCCTACGCGCGGCGGCTGACGCTGAAATACCCGCGCGAGCTCGGTCTCGCGCTCGCCCTGCACGCGCTCGCGGCGATCGCCGGGCTCGTCGCGCCCCGCATGCTCGGCGACCTGGTGGACGGCCTGGCCAAGGGCCGCGCCGACCTGCACGTGGACACCGTCGCCCTGGCCATCGCCGCCTTCGTGGCCGCGCAGGCCGTGCTGACCAGGTTCGCGGTGTACGCCTCGTCGCGGCTGGGCGAGAAGGTGCTGGCCGAGCTGAGGGAGGACTTCGTCGGCCGGGTGCTCGCGCTGCCGCTGTCGACCGTCGAGCGGGCCGGGTCCGGCGACCTCATCACCCGTACGTCCAGGGACGTGGACGCGCTGTCGCGCAGCGTGCGGCAGGCCGTGCCCGAGACCCTGATCGCGGTCGTGACCGGCGCCTTCGTCGTCGGCGCGGTGATCCTCGTCGGGCCCGTGATGGCGGTGCCGTCGCTGGTCGCCGTGCCGCTGCTGTGGGGCGCCACCCGGTGGTACCTCAACCGCGCCAGGGACGGCTACCTGCGGGAGAACGCGGCGTACGCCGACATGACCGAGGGCCTGGCCGAGACCGTCGAGGGCGCGCGCACGATCGAGGCGCTCGGGCTGGAGGCCCGCCGCCGGGCCCGTACGGACCGGGACATCGCCCGGTCGTTCGCCGCCGAGCGCTACACCCTGGGCCTGCGCATGGTGTGGTTCCCCGCGGTCGAGTTCGGCTATGTCATCCCGGTCGTGGCGACCCTGCTCGTCGGCGGGCTGCTGTCCATCGAGGGCTGGGTGACGGTGGCCCAGGTGACCACCGCCACGCTCTACGTGCAGCAGCTCATCGACCCGCTCGACCGGCTGCTGTCGTGGGTGGACGAGCTCCAGGTCGGCGGGGCCTCGATGGCCCGGCTGCTGGGCGTGGCCAACGTGCCCGACGACCGCGTCGCGGGCGACGCCCGGCCGGTGGGGGAGGAGCTGAAGGTCAGCGGCGTGCGGTACGCCTACCGCGAGGGCCACGACGTGCTGCACGGCATCGACCTCGACGTACGCCCGGGGGAGCGCCTGGCCATGGTCGGGCCCTCGGGGGCGGGCAAGTCGACGCTGGGCCGCCTCATCGCCGGGGTGCACGCGCCGGGGAGCGGGTCGGTCACGGTCGGCGGGGTGCCGCTGGTCGAGCTGCCGCTCGACGAGCTGCGCGGGCACGTCGCCCTGGTCACCCAGGAGCACCACGTGTTCCGGGGGACGCTCCGCGACAACCTCCTGATCGCCAGGCCCGGCGCCTCGGACGCCGAGATGCGCCGAGCGCTGGAGGCCGTGGACGCCTGGGATTGGGTGGCCGCGCTGCCGGAGGGCCTGGACTCGGCCGTCGGCTCCGGCGGCACGGCGATCTCCCCGGCGCAGGCGCAGCAGCTCGCGCTCGCCCGGCTGGTGCTGGCCGACCCGCACACGCTCGTGCTGGACGAGGCCACCTCGCTGATCGACCCGCGGGCCGCCCGCCACCTGGAGCGGTCGCTCGCGGCCGTGCTCGACGGCCGTACGGTGATCGCCATCGCGCACCGGCTCTACACGGCGCACGACGCCGACCGGGTGGCCGTGGTGGAGGACGGCCGGGTCAGCGAGCTGGGCTCCCATGACGAGCTGGTGGCGGCGGGCGGCGCCTATGCCGCGCTGTGGGACAGCTGGCACGGCACCGCCCGGTAG
- a CDS encoding succinate dehydrogenase/fumarate reductase iron-sulfur subunit, which produces MNLTLKIWRQNGASDKGRMVTYRVDDVSPDMSFLEMLDVLNERLILEGDDPVAFDHDCREGICGMCGMVINGVAHGEQKLTTTCQLHMRHFKDGDTITIEPWRAAAFPVVKDLVVDRSAFDRIIQAGGFVSVPTGSAPEAHSVPVPKADADAAFDAATCIGCGACVAACPNGSASLFTAAKITHLSLLPQGQPERESRARAMVEQMDAEGFGGCTNTGECTAVCPKGIPFDTIARMNADYLKAASK; this is translated from the coding sequence GTGAACCTGACCCTGAAGATCTGGCGGCAGAACGGCGCGTCGGACAAGGGACGGATGGTGACCTACCGGGTCGACGACGTCTCGCCTGACATGTCGTTCCTGGAGATGCTCGACGTCCTCAACGAGCGGCTGATCCTGGAGGGCGACGACCCGGTCGCCTTCGACCACGACTGCCGCGAGGGCATCTGCGGCATGTGCGGCATGGTCATCAACGGCGTCGCGCACGGCGAGCAGAAGCTCACCACGACCTGCCAGCTGCACATGCGGCACTTCAAGGACGGCGACACCATCACGATCGAGCCGTGGCGGGCCGCGGCGTTCCCGGTGGTCAAGGACCTCGTCGTGGACAGGTCGGCGTTCGACCGGATCATCCAGGCGGGCGGCTTCGTCTCCGTGCCCACCGGGTCCGCCCCGGAGGCGCACTCCGTGCCGGTGCCCAAGGCCGACGCCGACGCCGCCTTCGACGCCGCGACCTGCATCGGCTGCGGCGCCTGCGTCGCGGCCTGCCCGAACGGCTCGGCGTCGCTGTTCACCGCGGCGAAGATCACGCACCTGAGCCTGCTGCCGCAGGGCCAGCCGGAGCGCGAGTCGCGTGCCCGGGCGATGGTCGAGCAGATGGACGCCGAGGGCTTCGGCGGCTGCACCAACACCGGCGAGTGCACGGCGGTGTGCCCGAAGGGCATCCCGTTCGACACCATCGCCCGGATGAACGCCGACTACCTCAAGGCGGCTTCCAAGTAG
- a CDS encoding STAS domain-containing protein, translating to MTTRLGVTVSHEATHTLVTLTGELDVISGERLRTVFGKVFGELPGALPDEGAARLVVDASGLTFCDSMGLRLLLETHDHAVEAGGFLKLAGVRGVLLRILTVTGLHAAFPVHETVEDALASLDD from the coding sequence ATGACGACGAGACTTGGCGTCACGGTGAGCCACGAGGCGACGCACACGCTCGTCACCCTGACCGGCGAGCTCGACGTGATCTCCGGCGAGCGGCTGCGCACCGTCTTCGGCAAGGTGTTCGGTGAGTTGCCCGGCGCGCTGCCGGACGAGGGCGCCGCCCGGCTGGTCGTGGACGCCTCCGGGCTGACCTTCTGCGACTCCATGGGCCTGCGGCTGTTGCTGGAGACGCACGACCACGCCGTGGAGGCGGGCGGGTTCCTGAAGCTCGCCGGGGTCCGGGGCGTTCTCCTGCGGATCCTCACGGTGACCGGGCTGCACGCCGCGTTCCCCGTCCACGAGACCGTCGAGGACGCCCTGGCGTCGCTGGACGACTGA
- the mshB gene encoding N-acetyl-1-D-myo-inositol-2-amino-2-deoxy-alpha-D-glucopyranoside deacetylase translates to MTDRRLLLVHAHPDDETIGTGATMAKYVAEGAHVTLVTCTLGEEGEVIPPELAHLAADRDDTLGQHRIGELAAACKALGVTDHRFLGGAGRWRDSGMMGAATNDRPGCFWRADIDEAAGELVKVIREVRPQVLVTYDENGFYGHPDHIQAHRVSWRAFELAADPEFPGGEPWRIAKFYLTAMPRSVLRRTIETMREADVDFWVPESIDDMPGCADDLVTTEIDARPYVEAKIDAMRAHATQIAVDAPWFALSNNVGQEVLGVEHYILRAGVPGKPGIGAPPEVGGLGEPYNRETDLFAGIG, encoded by the coding sequence ATGACTGACCGTCGCTTGCTGCTCGTGCACGCCCACCCCGACGACGAGACGATCGGCACCGGCGCGACCATGGCCAAGTACGTCGCCGAGGGCGCGCACGTGACGCTCGTGACCTGCACGCTGGGCGAGGAAGGCGAGGTCATCCCCCCGGAGCTCGCGCACCTCGCGGCGGACAGGGACGACACCCTCGGTCAGCACCGCATCGGCGAGCTGGCCGCCGCGTGCAAGGCGCTCGGCGTAACCGATCACCGGTTCCTCGGCGGTGCCGGCCGCTGGCGCGACTCGGGCATGATGGGCGCGGCGACCAACGACCGCCCCGGCTGCTTCTGGCGGGCCGACATCGACGAGGCCGCGGGCGAGCTGGTCAAGGTGATCCGCGAGGTCAGGCCCCAGGTCCTCGTCACCTACGACGAGAACGGCTTCTACGGCCATCCCGACCACATCCAGGCGCACCGTGTCTCCTGGCGGGCCTTCGAACTGGCCGCCGACCCCGAGTTCCCCGGCGGGGAGCCGTGGCGGATCGCCAAGTTCTACCTCACCGCCATGCCGAGATCGGTGCTGCGGCGGACCATCGAGACCATGCGCGAGGCCGACGTCGACTTCTGGGTGCCGGAGTCGATCGACGACATGCCGGGGTGCGCCGACGACCTCGTGACGACGGAGATCGACGCCCGGCCCTACGTGGAGGCCAAGATCGACGCGATGCGGGCGCACGCGACGCAGATCGCCGTGGACGCGCCGTGGTTCGCGCTGTCGAACAACGTCGGCCAGGAGGTCCTCGGGGTCGAGCACTACATCCTGCGGGCCGGGGTCCCCGGCAAGCCCGGCATCGGCGCGCCGCCCGAGGTCGGCGGCCTCGGCGAGCCGTACAACCGCGAGACCGACCTGTTCGCCGGCATCGGTTGA
- a CDS encoding ABC transporter ATP-binding protein encodes MRTLPVADPGTPDARGPLRYLWWVARGQGSTMLAGVGLAVLWWLGQALVPAALGKAIDAMAQRDADTLIRWSAVVLGLGVLQAVTGVLRHRFAVVTWLSAAYRTVQVTVRQATRLGATLPKRLSTGEVVSVGNSDIAHIGNAMDILLRGIGAAVAVVAVTVILIATSAPLGLVVLIGVPLMAAAVGPLLKPLHRRQHAQRDLQGDLATRAADIVAGLRVLRGIGGEQVFAARYREESQRVRQAGVRVASVESLLEGAQVLLPGVLIACVTWLGAHFALEGRITPGQLVAFYGYAVFLIAPLRTLTEAADKLTKGHVAARRVCRILSLEPDVTGGDGRFRVGDGVLRDGESGVEVRPGRLTALAAAAPEDAIAIADRLGRFAPGDVTLGGTPLAELPLTEVRRHILVADNGARVFTGRLRDELDVRGTATDEDVRQALYASCAEDIVAALPEGLDAHVAESGREFSGGQQQRLRLTRALLADAEILILVEPTSAVDAHTEARVAGRLGKARAGRTTLVCTTSPLVLDRADHVLYVEGGVVRAEGTHRELLDGAPGYRATVTRGEG; translated from the coding sequence ATGCGCACTCTTCCTGTGGCCGATCCCGGCACTCCCGACGCCCGCGGGCCGCTGCGCTACCTGTGGTGGGTGGCACGCGGCCAGGGCTCTACGATGCTGGCCGGAGTCGGCCTGGCGGTGCTGTGGTGGCTGGGGCAGGCACTCGTGCCTGCGGCCCTGGGCAAGGCGATCGACGCGATGGCCCAGCGGGACGCGGACACGCTGATCAGGTGGTCGGCGGTGGTCCTCGGTCTCGGCGTGCTCCAGGCGGTCACCGGGGTCCTGCGTCACCGCTTCGCCGTCGTCACCTGGCTGTCGGCGGCCTACCGCACCGTGCAGGTGACCGTACGGCAGGCGACCCGGCTCGGGGCGACGCTGCCGAAACGCCTCTCGACGGGCGAGGTCGTCAGCGTGGGCAACTCCGACATCGCGCATATCGGCAACGCCATGGACATCCTCCTGCGGGGCATCGGCGCGGCCGTCGCCGTCGTCGCGGTGACCGTGATCCTCATCGCCACCTCGGCGCCGCTCGGCCTGGTCGTGCTGATCGGGGTGCCGCTGATGGCGGCCGCGGTGGGTCCCCTGCTCAAGCCGCTGCACCGGCGCCAGCACGCCCAGCGCGACCTGCAGGGCGACCTGGCCACCCGGGCCGCCGACATCGTGGCCGGCCTGCGGGTGCTGCGCGGCATCGGCGGCGAGCAGGTCTTCGCCGCCCGCTACCGCGAGGAGTCGCAGCGCGTACGGCAGGCGGGCGTGCGGGTGGCCTCGGTGGAGTCCCTGCTGGAGGGCGCCCAGGTCCTGCTGCCCGGCGTGCTGATCGCGTGCGTGACCTGGCTCGGCGCGCACTTCGCGCTGGAGGGCCGCATCACCCCCGGTCAGCTCGTCGCGTTCTACGGCTACGCGGTCTTCCTGATCGCGCCGCTGCGCACGCTGACCGAGGCCGCCGACAAGCTGACCAAGGGGCACGTGGCGGCGCGCCGCGTCTGCCGCATCCTGTCGCTGGAGCCCGACGTCACCGGTGGCGACGGCCGCTTCCGTGTGGGCGACGGGGTGCTCCGCGACGGCGAGTCGGGCGTCGAGGTCCGCCCCGGCCGGCTCACCGCGCTCGCGGCGGCCGCGCCGGAGGACGCCATCGCCATCGCCGACCGCCTGGGCAGGTTCGCCCCCGGCGACGTCACGCTCGGCGGCACGCCGCTGGCGGAGCTGCCGCTCACCGAGGTCAGGCGGCACATCCTGGTGGCCGACAACGGCGCGCGGGTGTTCACCGGACGGTTGCGCGACGAGCTCGACGTGCGGGGCACGGCCACCGACGAGGACGTCCGCCAGGCGCTGTACGCCTCGTGCGCCGAGGACATCGTGGCGGCGCTGCCCGAGGGCCTGGACGCGCACGTGGCCGAGTCGGGCCGCGAGTTCTCCGGTGGCCAGCAGCAGCGGCTGCGGCTGACCCGGGCGCTGCTCGCCGACGCGGAGATCCTGATCCTGGTCGAGCCCACCAGCGCCGTCGACGCGCACACGGAGGCGCGCGTCGCCGGACGGCTGGGCAAGGCGCGGGCGGGCCGGACGACCCTGGTCTGCACGACCAGCCCGCTCGTGCTCGACCGGGCCGACCACGTGCTGTACGTCGAGGGCGGCGTGGTGCGGGCCGAGGGCACCCACCGGGAGCTGCTCGACGGCGCGCCCGGCTATCGCGCGACCGTCACCAGAGGGGAAGGCTGA